The Streptomyces sp. NBC_00162 genome window below encodes:
- a CDS encoding peptidoglycan recognition protein, producing MRGFLASSIGVATAAVLALPVAFPTAALAESSPVTPAGSTQSLPLVPLGPSATRTPGVPGMSASPGGLPETRGLTAREVTTFSLVGVVWDDAATQLHGTVQVRTRSAKTATWSGWQDVETHNSEHAADPDAVERGSGRIRGATAPLWVGESDGVEVRVQAEPGTPSTRAPARLPTGMRIELVDPGAETPATGSDGKNSGPEGDDKGEVVVPGMTMEMAESSAANIPHAELGANEITELDKADSTADAIFASDGELTAAAAPFIGPRPRIVTRKGWGADESLRESGFVYTNTVKAAFVHHSASGNNYACKDAPAVLRSLYRYHVVSSGWRDFGYNFAVDKCGTVYEGRAGGVSKAVLGAHTMGFNTNSMGVAVLGTYTSTTPPAAAVDAVARLTAWKLGLFSRDPRAKTTLTSGGGNRYPKGKNVTMNVISGHRDGFATACPGAKLYGKLPSTRTTSAKLQGRP from the coding sequence ATGCGTGGATTCCTTGCTTCCTCGATCGGCGTCGCGACCGCCGCCGTACTGGCCCTGCCCGTCGCGTTCCCCACCGCGGCCCTCGCAGAGTCGTCCCCCGTGACCCCCGCCGGTTCCACCCAATCGCTGCCGCTCGTCCCCCTGGGACCCTCGGCAACCCGGACGCCCGGCGTCCCCGGGATGAGCGCCTCGCCGGGCGGCCTCCCCGAGACGCGGGGCCTGACCGCCCGCGAGGTCACGACGTTCTCGCTGGTCGGCGTGGTCTGGGACGATGCTGCCACCCAGCTGCACGGCACCGTCCAGGTCCGCACCCGCTCCGCGAAGACCGCGACCTGGTCCGGCTGGCAGGACGTCGAGACCCACAACAGCGAGCACGCGGCCGACCCCGACGCGGTGGAACGCGGCTCCGGCCGGATCCGCGGTGCCACCGCCCCGCTCTGGGTCGGCGAGTCCGACGGCGTGGAGGTCCGCGTCCAGGCGGAGCCCGGCACCCCGTCCACCCGCGCCCCCGCCCGGCTGCCCACGGGCATGCGGATCGAGCTCGTCGACCCGGGTGCGGAAACGCCCGCCACCGGGTCGGACGGCAAGAACAGCGGCCCCGAGGGCGACGACAAGGGCGAGGTGGTGGTGCCCGGCATGACGATGGAGATGGCGGAGTCCTCCGCCGCGAACATCCCGCACGCCGAGCTGGGCGCCAACGAGATCACCGAACTGGACAAGGCCGACTCCACCGCCGACGCGATCTTCGCGAGCGACGGCGAGCTGACCGCGGCGGCCGCCCCGTTCATCGGCCCGCGCCCGCGGATCGTCACCCGCAAGGGATGGGGCGCGGACGAGTCCCTGCGCGAGTCGGGCTTCGTCTACACGAACACGGTCAAGGCGGCCTTCGTCCACCACAGCGCCTCCGGCAACAACTACGCCTGCAAGGACGCCCCGGCGGTCCTGCGCAGCCTGTACCGCTACCACGTGGTCAGCAGCGGCTGGCGGGACTTCGGCTACAACTTCGCCGTCGACAAGTGCGGCACGGTCTACGAGGGCCGGGCCGGCGGAGTCTCCAAGGCGGTGCTCGGCGCGCACACCATGGGCTTCAACACGAACAGCATGGGTGTCGCGGTCCTGGGCACCTACACGTCCACGACCCCGCCGGCGGCGGCGGTCGACGCGGTCGCCCGCCTCACGGCCTGGAAGCTCGGCCTCTTCAGCCGGGACCCGCGCGCGAAGACGACCCTGACCTCGGGTGGCGGCAACCGCTACCCCAAGGGCAAGAACGTCACGATGAACGTCATCTCGGGCCACCGCGACGGCTTCGCGACGGCCTGCCCGGGCGCGAAGCTCTACGGAAAACTCCCGTCAACCCGCACCACGTCGGCCAAACTCCAGGGCCGCCCGTAG
- a CDS encoding DNA-3-methyladenine glycosylase family protein gives MAGRFDPLTRTNVRGGRTAVPGGQGHAAGAGAKARRWAPDGPVDLGLTLGPLRRGPADPTFRTTPDGSLWRTSQTPQGPATLRVSRTGTEITAEAWGPGADWFLEQLPALLGAGDDPAAFVPRHRLVHASHRRRPGLRLTRTGLVLESLIPVILEQKVTSDEAYRAWRRLVRQYGEPAPGPHGLGLCVMPAARTWALIPSWDWHKAGVDAKRSATIVRAARVANRLEEAAAMEPAPAAARLEAVPGIGPWTSAETLQRSNGDPDAVTTGDLHLPGIIGYALAGDRDADDAAMLELLAPYAGQRHRAARLILLAGHTPPRRAPRMPRSDIGRL, from the coding sequence ATGGCCGGCCGCTTCGATCCACTCACCCGCACCAACGTGCGCGGCGGCCGCACCGCCGTGCCCGGCGGGCAGGGGCACGCGGCCGGGGCCGGGGCCAAGGCCCGGCGCTGGGCCCCCGACGGCCCCGTCGACCTCGGGCTCACCCTCGGCCCGCTCAGACGCGGCCCCGCCGACCCCACCTTCCGCACCACCCCCGACGGCTCGCTCTGGCGCACCAGCCAGACCCCGCAGGGCCCCGCGACCCTCCGGGTCTCCCGCACCGGCACCGAGATCACCGCCGAGGCCTGGGGCCCCGGCGCCGACTGGTTCCTCGAACAGCTGCCCGCCCTCCTCGGCGCCGGCGACGACCCCGCCGCCTTCGTCCCCCGCCACCGCCTCGTGCACGCCAGCCACCGCCGCCGCCCGGGCCTGCGCCTCACCCGCACCGGGCTGGTCCTGGAGTCCCTGATCCCGGTCATCCTGGAACAGAAGGTCACCAGCGACGAGGCGTACCGCGCCTGGCGCCGCCTCGTACGCCAGTACGGCGAGCCCGCGCCCGGCCCGCACGGCCTCGGCCTCTGCGTCATGCCCGCCGCCCGCACTTGGGCCCTGATCCCGTCCTGGGACTGGCACAAGGCCGGCGTCGACGCCAAGCGCTCCGCCACCATCGTCCGGGCCGCCCGCGTGGCGAACCGCCTGGAGGAGGCCGCCGCCATGGAGCCCGCGCCGGCGGCCGCCCGGCTGGAGGCCGTCCCCGGCATCGGCCCCTGGACCTCCGCCGAAACCCTCCAGCGCAGCAACGGCGACCCCGACGCCGTGACCACCGGCGACCTCCACCTCCCCGGCATCATCGGCTACGCCCTCGCCGGGGACCGCGACGCCGACGACGCCGCCATGCTGGAGCTCCTGGCCCCGTACGCCGGGCAGCGTCACCGCGCCGCCCGCCTGATCCTCCTCGCGGGCCACACCCCGCCCCGCCGCGCACCGCGCATGCCGCGCAGCGACATCGGCCGGCTCTGA
- a CDS encoding coenzyme F420-0:L-glutamate ligase, whose amino-acid sequence MTHASREHSPSYEVRAVDGIPEVRPGDDLAKLITVAAPDLRDGDVLLVTSKIVSKAEGRIVEADSREAAIDAETVRVVARRGSLRIVENRQGLVMAAAGVDASNTVPGTVLLLPEDPDASAAAIRAGVRDILSVDVGVVVTDTFGRPWRTGLTDVAIGSSGVRVLDDLRGGTDAHGNPLSATVVATADELAAAGDLVKGKAAGLPVAVVRGLAHVLGEGSSARDLVRTPADDMFRLGTSEAVREAVTQRRTVRAFTAEPVDGGAVRRAVAAAVTAPAPHHTTPWRFVLLESAAARLELLDAMRDAWVADLRADGKSEESIAKRVRRGDVLRAAPYLVVPCLVTDGAHDYGHARRDTAEREMFVVAMGAGVQNFLVALAGERLGSAWVSSTMFCREVVREVLGLPEDWDPMGTVAVGHAAEPPRERPARSATDFIRVR is encoded by the coding sequence GTGACGCACGCTTCTCGCGAGCACAGTCCTTCGTACGAGGTGCGGGCCGTCGACGGGATCCCCGAGGTCAGGCCGGGTGACGACCTGGCGAAGCTGATCACGGTGGCCGCGCCCGACCTGCGGGACGGGGACGTCCTGCTGGTCACCTCGAAGATCGTCTCCAAGGCCGAGGGCCGCATCGTAGAGGCGGACTCGCGCGAGGCGGCCATAGACGCGGAGACCGTACGGGTGGTCGCGCGCCGCGGTTCCCTGCGGATCGTCGAGAACCGGCAGGGGCTGGTGATGGCGGCCGCCGGGGTGGACGCCTCCAACACCGTGCCCGGCACGGTCCTGCTGCTGCCCGAGGACCCCGACGCCTCGGCCGCCGCGATCCGCGCGGGGGTGCGCGACATCCTCTCCGTGGACGTGGGCGTGGTCGTGACGGACACCTTCGGGCGGCCGTGGCGCACCGGGCTCACCGACGTGGCGATCGGCTCGTCCGGGGTACGGGTCCTGGACGACCTGCGCGGGGGCACGGACGCGCACGGCAATCCGCTGAGCGCGACGGTGGTGGCGACCGCCGACGAGCTGGCGGCGGCGGGCGACCTGGTCAAGGGCAAGGCGGCCGGGCTTCCGGTGGCCGTCGTACGCGGTCTGGCGCACGTCCTCGGCGAGGGCTCGTCGGCGCGGGACCTGGTGCGCACCCCGGCGGACGACATGTTCCGGCTGGGCACCTCGGAGGCGGTACGGGAAGCCGTGACGCAGCGCCGTACCGTACGGGCCTTCACGGCCGAGCCGGTGGACGGCGGAGCGGTGCGGCGGGCCGTGGCGGCGGCCGTGACGGCCCCGGCTCCGCACCACACGACGCCGTGGCGGTTCGTGCTGCTGGAGTCGGCCGCGGCCCGGCTGGAGCTGCTGGACGCGATGCGGGACGCCTGGGTCGCGGACCTGCGGGCGGACGGCAAGTCCGAGGAGTCCATCGCGAAGCGGGTACGGCGGGGGGACGTGCTGCGGGCCGCCCCGTACCTGGTGGTGCCCTGTCTGGTGACGGACGGCGCGCACGACTACGGGCACGCTCGGCGGGACACGGCGGAGCGGGAGATGTTCGTGGTCGCGATGGGCGCGGGGGTGCAGAACTTCCTGGTCGCGCTGGCCGGGGAGCGGCTGGGCTCGGCGTGGGTGTCCTCGACGATGTTCTGCCGGGAGGTGGTGCGCGAGGTGCTGGGGCTGCCCGAGGACTGGGATCCGATGGGGACGGTGGCCGTGGGGCACGCGGCGGAGCCGCCCCGGGAGCGGCCCGCGCGGTCCGCGACGGACTTCATCCGGGTCCGGTAG
- the cofD gene encoding 2-phospho-L-lactate transferase has translation MRIVVLAGGIGGARFLRGLKSAVPDADITVIGNTGDDIHLFGLKVCPDLDTVMYTLGGGINEDQGWGRTDESFTVKEELAAYGVGPTWFGLGDRDFATHIVRTQMLGAGYPLSAVTEALCDRWQPGVRLLPMSDDRVETHVAITEAGTGERKVIHFQEYWVRLRAAVDAEAIVPVGAEQAKPAPGVLEAIAAADVIVFPPSNPVVSVGTILAVPGIRDAVAAAQAPVVGLSPIVGGAPVRGMADKVLAAVGVESTAAAVALHYGTELLDGWLVDTADADAVAEVEAAGITCRAVPLMMTDLAATAEMARAALELAEASR, from the coding sequence ATGCGCATTGTTGTTCTGGCCGGCGGTATAGGCGGCGCCCGGTTCCTCCGCGGACTCAAGTCGGCAGTGCCCGACGCGGACATCACGGTCATCGGCAACACCGGTGACGACATTCACCTGTTCGGGCTCAAGGTGTGCCCCGATCTGGACACGGTGATGTACACCCTCGGCGGTGGCATCAACGAGGACCAGGGCTGGGGCCGCACCGACGAGTCCTTCACCGTCAAGGAGGAGCTCGCCGCGTACGGGGTCGGACCGACCTGGTTCGGCCTCGGCGACCGCGACTTCGCCACCCACATCGTCCGTACGCAGATGCTCGGCGCGGGCTACCCGCTGAGCGCCGTCACCGAGGCCCTCTGCGACCGCTGGCAGCCCGGCGTACGGCTGCTGCCCATGTCCGACGACCGGGTCGAGACCCACGTCGCGATCACCGAGGCGGGCACCGGAGAGCGCAAGGTCATCCACTTCCAGGAGTACTGGGTCCGGCTGCGCGCCGCGGTGGACGCGGAGGCGATCGTCCCCGTCGGGGCCGAGCAGGCCAAGCCCGCGCCCGGGGTGCTGGAGGCCATCGCCGCCGCCGACGTGATCGTCTTCCCGCCGTCCAACCCGGTGGTGTCGGTCGGGACGATCCTCGCCGTGCCCGGCATCCGGGACGCCGTGGCCGCCGCCCAGGCGCCGGTCGTGGGCCTCTCCCCCATCGTCGGGGGCGCGCCCGTGCGCGGGATGGCCGACAAGGTGCTGGCCGCGGTGGGCGTCGAGTCCACGGCCGCCGCCGTCGCCCTGCACTACGGGACCGAGCTGCTCGACGGCTGGCTGGTGGACACCGCCGACGCGGACGCCGTCGCCGAGGTCGAGGCCGCGGGGATCACCTGCCGCGCGGTGCCGCTGATGATGACCGACCTCGCCGCCACCGCCGAGATGGCCCGGGCCGCGCTGGAACTGGCCGAGGCCTCCCGGTGA
- a CDS encoding cysteine dioxygenase — protein MNSTPITVESDLQIAGDILAVQHLLQPAREHPATVAEFVGLARSIAEDRASWEHLVRYDATTRWYHRLRTGPGYEVWLLSWVPGQGSGLHDHGPSSGVLTVLEGELTERNPRGRLTLGAGSQRVFAPGYAHEVVNDTLDGAVSLHVYFPGLTEMPIHSCSPATPESVPV, from the coding sequence ATGAACAGCACCCCGATCACTGTCGAGAGCGACCTCCAGATCGCCGGCGACATCCTCGCCGTCCAGCACCTCCTCCAGCCCGCCCGCGAGCACCCGGCCACCGTCGCCGAGTTCGTCGGGCTCGCCCGCTCCATCGCCGAGGACCGCGCCTCCTGGGAGCACCTCGTCCGGTACGACGCCACCACCCGCTGGTACCACCGGCTGCGCACCGGCCCCGGTTACGAGGTCTGGCTGCTCAGCTGGGTCCCCGGCCAGGGCAGCGGCCTGCACGACCACGGCCCCTCCTCCGGCGTCCTGACCGTCCTCGAAGGCGAGCTCACCGAGCGCAACCCGCGCGGGCGGCTCACCCTCGGCGCCGGCTCCCAGCGGGTCTTCGCCCCCGGCTACGCCCACGAGGTCGTCAACGACACCCTCGACGGCGCGGTCAGCCTCCACGTCTACTTCCCCGGCCTGACCGAAATGCCGATCCACAGCTGCTCCCCGGCCACGCCGGAGTCCGTACCCGTGTGA
- a CDS encoding WhiB family transcriptional regulator — protein MTELFQELLVEEADEELGWQERALCAQTDPESFFPEKGGSTREAKKVCLACEVRSECLEYALANDERFGIWGGLSERERRRLKKAAV, from the coding sequence ATGACCGAGCTGTTTCAGGAACTGCTGGTCGAGGAGGCGGACGAGGAGCTCGGATGGCAGGAGCGCGCTCTGTGCGCCCAGACCGACCCCGAGTCCTTCTTTCCCGAGAAGGGCGGCTCCACCCGCGAGGCCAAGAAGGTCTGCCTCGCCTGCGAAGTCCGCTCCGAATGCCTTGAGTACGCCCTTGCCAACGACGAGCGATTCGGCATCTGGGGCGGTCTGTCCGAGCGCGAGCGCCGCCGGCTGAAAAAGGCAGCGGTCTGA
- a CDS encoding glycosyltransferase family 2 protein, with protein MSLHSQSAASHQAPATPEFPRHVVTAVLVAHDGDRWLPRTLAGLLGQERPAQNHMAADTGSADESARLLTQAFGDDRVLHLARRTGFGTAVDEAVRTAGTMTPEDLPYLKRPSGWDPVSRTWRDDAYDLPELPHGEPVQWLWLLHDDSAPEPDALAELLRVADENPDAAVIGPKLRGWYDKKQLLEAGVTIARSGRRWTGLDRREQDQGQHDQVRPVLSVSTAGMLVRRDVYDALGGFDKRLPLMRDDVDLCWRAQSAGHTVLVAPDAVMRHAEAAARERRTVDCAGRTTASPHRVDKAGAVYTMLANSSGRALPYVLLRVLLGTVLRTLAYLVGKAPGQAVDEVTGLLATLLRPGRVLVARRARRRPAVPAAELRPLFPPPGASLRANAEQLAGYFGDARDSDSVPAGRHGGGSILTAPGEDGDYPAAEERFARLKRIARNPAPVLFGLLLLVSLAACRALIGGGSLMGGALLPAPDSGPGLWRAYTDGWQAVSTGSTADAPPYLAVLGAFSTLLFGSTHAALTLLLVGSVPLAGLTAYFASRPLVESRLLRAWAAIAYAFLPAVTGALAGGRLGTAVLAVLLPLIARSAVAAFGFGDGDRSSWRAVWTYTLLLTAATAFTPVVWPLAAVLGAAALVFHRAQWKTYGPRLLATLAVPLLVLAPWSLGLLTHPGRFLHEAGLPFGTGSASALDLLGISPGGPGAAGGLLLLGIVLAALGALLRAERQFAVRTAWATALAALLLAVLLNRSAWAGPATLVYGLALLTAAAVGADGAKERVAASSFGWRQPLAALIALAAAAGPLLAAAAWLLAGADGPLQRRDPVQVPAFVADAGGDDNQTRTLILDLDPPATVSYSLVRGSGGRLGDAEVAARTGGDPRLDKVVSNLVAGSGADQSSQLSAYAIRFVMFRPGGPEEIRRVLDATPGLSRRHQQDGTALWGVEPWLPRAVIVSGKQGEAPIPVAAGPVEAHGKIPAGEAGRVLRLADRADSGWQATLDGKPLKPKTLDGWAQGFELPAAAGRLDLVHEGSLLRTGWHWAQGLLALVLLVMALPGRRERLDDDLPEEEAAIPAQSGPGEPGEGRRARRLRAEAEPVAAPAPVEAEVAADPYADIPAQPVYGEETYAYQAYPDQGGYTYEQQQQQPYAQPAEYEQYPYPQQQAQQQYPYPYEQYDPNDGHAQYDPRPDGSPQQ; from the coding sequence ATGTCCCTGCACAGCCAGTCGGCGGCCTCCCACCAGGCCCCCGCCACACCCGAGTTCCCCCGGCACGTCGTCACCGCGGTCCTCGTCGCCCACGACGGCGACCGCTGGCTGCCCCGGACCCTCGCCGGCCTCCTCGGCCAGGAACGTCCCGCGCAGAACCACATGGCCGCCGACACCGGCAGCGCCGACGAGTCCGCGCGACTGCTCACCCAGGCCTTCGGCGACGACCGCGTCCTGCACCTCGCCCGCCGCACGGGATTCGGCACCGCCGTCGACGAAGCCGTCCGCACCGCCGGCACCATGACCCCCGAGGACCTCCCGTACCTCAAGCGCCCCAGCGGCTGGGACCCCGTCAGCCGCACCTGGCGCGACGACGCGTACGACCTCCCCGAGCTCCCCCACGGCGAGCCCGTCCAGTGGCTCTGGCTCCTCCACGACGACAGCGCACCCGAACCCGACGCCCTCGCCGAACTGCTCCGCGTCGCCGACGAGAACCCCGACGCCGCCGTCATCGGCCCCAAGCTCCGCGGCTGGTACGACAAGAAGCAGCTCCTCGAAGCCGGCGTCACCATCGCCCGCAGCGGCCGCCGCTGGACCGGACTCGACCGCCGCGAACAGGACCAGGGCCAGCACGACCAGGTCCGCCCCGTCCTCTCCGTCTCCACCGCCGGCATGCTGGTCCGCCGCGACGTCTACGACGCCCTCGGCGGCTTCGACAAGCGGCTGCCCCTGATGCGCGACGACGTCGACCTCTGCTGGCGCGCCCAGAGCGCGGGCCACACCGTCCTCGTCGCCCCCGACGCCGTCATGCGCCACGCCGAGGCCGCCGCCCGCGAACGCCGCACCGTCGACTGCGCCGGCCGCACCACCGCCAGCCCGCACCGCGTCGACAAGGCCGGCGCCGTCTACACGATGCTCGCCAACAGCTCCGGCCGCGCCCTGCCGTACGTCCTGCTGCGCGTCCTGCTCGGCACCGTGCTGCGCACCCTCGCCTACCTCGTCGGCAAGGCCCCCGGCCAGGCCGTCGACGAGGTCACCGGCCTCCTCGCCACCCTGCTCCGCCCGGGCCGCGTCCTCGTCGCCCGCAGGGCCCGCCGCCGCCCCGCCGTCCCCGCGGCCGAGCTGCGCCCGCTTTTCCCGCCGCCCGGCGCCTCCCTGCGGGCCAACGCCGAACAGCTCGCCGGATACTTCGGCGACGCCCGCGACAGCGACTCCGTCCCCGCCGGCCGGCACGGCGGCGGCAGCATCCTCACCGCACCCGGCGAGGACGGCGACTACCCGGCGGCCGAGGAGCGCTTCGCGCGCCTCAAGCGGATCGCCCGCAACCCCGCCCCCGTCCTCTTCGGCCTCCTCCTGCTCGTCTCCCTCGCCGCCTGCCGCGCCCTGATCGGCGGCGGCTCCCTGATGGGCGGCGCGCTGCTCCCCGCCCCCGACAGCGGCCCCGGCCTCTGGCGCGCCTACACCGACGGCTGGCAGGCCGTCTCCACGGGCTCCACCGCCGACGCGCCGCCCTACCTGGCCGTCCTCGGCGCCTTCTCCACCCTCCTCTTCGGCTCCACCCACGCCGCCCTGACCCTGCTGCTCGTCGGCTCCGTCCCGCTCGCCGGACTCACCGCCTACTTCGCCTCCCGGCCGCTCGTCGAGTCCCGGCTGCTGCGCGCCTGGGCCGCCATCGCCTACGCCTTCCTGCCCGCCGTCACCGGGGCCCTCGCCGGAGGCCGCCTCGGCACCGCCGTCCTCGCCGTCCTGCTGCCGCTGATCGCCCGCTCCGCCGTCGCCGCCTTCGGCTTCGGCGACGGCGACCGCAGCAGCTGGCGCGCCGTGTGGACGTACACCCTGCTGCTGACCGCGGCCACCGCCTTCACCCCCGTCGTCTGGCCGCTCGCCGCCGTCCTCGGGGCCGCCGCGCTCGTCTTCCACCGGGCGCAGTGGAAGACGTACGGACCGAGGCTGCTCGCCACCCTCGCCGTCCCGCTCCTCGTGCTCGCCCCCTGGTCGCTGGGCCTGCTCACGCACCCCGGCCGCTTCCTGCACGAGGCCGGACTGCCCTTCGGAACCGGTTCCGCCTCCGCCCTGGACCTGCTCGGCATCAGCCCCGGCGGCCCCGGCGCCGCCGGCGGCCTGCTGCTCCTCGGCATCGTCCTCGCCGCGCTCGGCGCCCTGCTCCGCGCCGAGCGGCAGTTCGCGGTCCGCACCGCCTGGGCCACCGCCCTCGCCGCGCTGCTCCTCGCCGTCCTGCTCAACCGCAGCGCGTGGGCCGGACCCGCCACCCTCGTCTACGGGCTCGCCCTGCTGACGGCCGCCGCGGTCGGCGCGGACGGCGCCAAGGAGCGGGTCGCCGCAAGCAGCTTCGGCTGGCGCCAGCCGCTGGCCGCGCTCATCGCGCTGGCCGCCGCGGCCGGACCGCTGCTCGCCGCGGCCGCCTGGCTCCTCGCCGGCGCCGACGGCCCGCTCCAGCGCCGCGACCCGGTGCAGGTGCCCGCCTTCGTCGCCGACGCGGGCGGGGACGACAACCAGACCCGCACCCTGATCCTCGACCTGGACCCGCCCGCCACCGTCTCCTACAGCCTCGTCCGCGGCTCCGGCGGCCGCCTCGGCGACGCCGAGGTAGCCGCCCGCACCGGCGGCGACCCGCGCCTCGACAAGGTCGTCTCCAACCTGGTCGCCGGCTCCGGCGCGGACCAGTCCAGCCAGCTCAGCGCCTACGCCATCCGCTTCGTCATGTTCCGCCCCGGCGGCCCCGAGGAGATCCGGCGCGTCCTCGACGCCACCCCCGGCCTCAGCCGCCGCCACCAGCAGGACGGCACGGCGCTGTGGGGCGTCGAACCCTGGCTGCCGCGCGCCGTCATCGTCTCCGGCAAGCAGGGCGAGGCCCCGATCCCGGTCGCCGCGGGCCCCGTCGAGGCCCACGGCAAGATCCCGGCCGGTGAGGCGGGCCGCGTGCTGCGCCTGGCCGACCGCGCCGACTCCGGCTGGCAGGCCACCCTCGACGGCAAGCCGCTCAAGCCGAAGACCCTCGACGGCTGGGCGCAGGGCTTCGAACTGCCCGCCGCCGCAGGCCGCCTCGACCTCGTCCACGAGGGCTCCCTCCTGCGGACCGGCTGGCACTGGGCCCAGGGGCTCCTCGCCCTGGTGCTGCTGGTGATGGCCCTGCCCGGCCGCCGAGAGCGGCTCGACGACGACCTCCCCGAGGAGGAGGCCGCGATCCCGGCCCAGTCCGGCCCGGGCGAGCCCGGCGAGGGCCGCCGCGCCCGCCGGCTGCGCGCGGAGGCCGAGCCCGTCGCCGCCCCCGCTCCGGTGGAGGCCGAGGTGGCCGCCGATCCGTACGCGGACATCCCGGCGCAGCCGGTGTACGGGGAGGAGACGTACGCCTACCAGGCCTACCCGGACCAGGGCGGCTACACCTACGAGCAGCAGCAGCAGCAGCCGTACGCGCAGCCCGCGGAGTACGAGCAGTACCCGTACCCGCAGCAGCAGGCACAGCAGCAGTACCCCTACCCGTACGAGCAGTACGACCCCAACGACGGCCACGCGCAGTACGACCCGCGTCCGGACGGGAGCCCCCAGCAGTGA
- a CDS encoding DUF5719 family protein: MKQRAPLTLAAVTAALAALTGIAALTAPAAGGTAPDGKAAAAARMPVERSLLVCPAPSSSDIADTTYTAFTPGAAGSAEGKGSARLLGATKDAKPVLEPKEVGKPFGATASGADAPALTGSADGVLAPGWTAQMTTKVSVGRARGVLGASCTAPGTDFWFPAVSTAKGREDYVHLTNPDDAAAVVDIKLFGPDGLAKPDAGTSENIRIDPKSSKSVLLSSLVPGSQLADATAHVTTRAGRVGASVQVAEEGVGADWLPAAADPAGSLVLPGIPADAVSVRLVAFVPGDEDADLKVRLAAPGGAITPAGNEQLHVKAGMTASVDLKDVTRGEPGSLLLTPADPKKAAPVVAAVRVVRGSGAKQELGFVQATAPVGTRATVADNRPEENATVLSLTAAGDKDAKVKVTASPGTGGGEAASQEVTVKAGTTQVVAAAPAGGKGSYALTVETLSGGPVHAARTLNLPHEGISMFTVQTLSDDHSTVSVPRAAEDLSVLTR; this comes from the coding sequence GTGAAGCAGCGCGCACCCCTCACGCTGGCGGCCGTGACCGCGGCGCTGGCCGCCCTCACCGGCATCGCCGCCCTCACCGCCCCCGCCGCCGGGGGCACGGCTCCCGACGGCAAGGCCGCGGCCGCCGCCCGGATGCCGGTGGAGCGGTCCCTGCTGGTCTGCCCGGCGCCCAGTTCCTCGGACATCGCGGACACCACGTACACGGCGTTCACCCCCGGCGCGGCCGGATCCGCCGAGGGCAAGGGCTCGGCCCGGCTGCTCGGCGCCACCAAGGACGCCAAGCCGGTGCTGGAGCCCAAGGAGGTGGGCAAGCCCTTCGGGGCCACCGCCTCCGGCGCCGACGCGCCCGCGCTGACGGGCAGCGCCGACGGGGTCCTCGCCCCCGGCTGGACCGCGCAGATGACCACCAAGGTCTCCGTCGGCCGGGCCCGGGGCGTCCTCGGCGCCTCCTGCACCGCGCCCGGCACCGACTTCTGGTTCCCCGCCGTGAGCACCGCCAAGGGACGCGAGGACTACGTCCACCTCACCAACCCCGACGACGCCGCGGCCGTCGTCGACATCAAGCTGTTCGGCCCCGACGGGCTGGCCAAGCCCGACGCGGGCACCAGCGAGAACATCCGGATCGACCCCAAGTCCAGCAAGTCGGTCCTGCTCTCCTCCCTGGTCCCGGGCAGCCAGCTCGCGGACGCCACCGCCCACGTGACGACCCGGGCGGGCCGGGTCGGCGCCTCGGTCCAGGTCGCCGAGGAGGGCGTGGGCGCCGACTGGCTGCCTGCCGCCGCGGACCCGGCGGGCTCGCTGGTCCTGCCGGGCATCCCGGCCGATGCGGTCTCCGTCCGGCTGGTGGCCTTCGTACCCGGCGACGAGGACGCGGACCTGAAGGTCCGGCTGGCCGCTCCGGGCGGCGCCATCACCCCGGCGGGCAACGAACAGCTGCACGTCAAGGCCGGTATGACCGCGAGCGTCGACCTCAAGGACGTGACCCGCGGCGAGCCCGGCTCGCTGCTGCTGACCCCGGCGGACCCCAAGAAGGCCGCCCCGGTCGTCGCGGCGGTACGAGTGGTGCGCGGCAGCGGCGCCAAGCAGGAGCTGGGCTTCGTCCAGGCCACGGCGCCGGTGGGCACGCGGGCGACCGTCGCCGACAACCGGCCCGAGGAGAACGCGACCGTCCTGTCGCTGACGGCGGCGGGCGACAAGGACGCGAAGGTCAAGGTGACGGCCTCACCGGGTACCGGCGGCGGCGAGGCGGCCTCCCAGGAGGTGACCGTCAAGGCGGGCACCACACAGGTGGTGGCCGCGGCCCCGGCGGGCGGCAAGGGCTCCTACGCCCTCACCGTCGAGACCCTCTCGGGCGGCCCGGTCCACGCGGCCCGCACGCTGAACCTCCCGCACGAGGGCATCTCGATGTTCACCGTCCAGACCCTGTCCGACGACCACTCCACGGTCTCGGTCCCCAGGGCCGCCGAGGACCTCTCGGTCCTCACCCGCTGA